A genomic region of Micromonospora sp. NBRC 110009 contains the following coding sequences:
- a CDS encoding LacI family DNA-binding transcriptional regulator translates to MTIATVARHAQVSRQTVSNVLNAPHIVREETRRRVQEAISTLGYRANQAARQMRTGRSRLIAVRIEPTRDGINGSVLDRFLHGLTETADAAGYRVLLYTAVDDDHEIATYDDLLGAYELDGFVLTGTDHGDPRTAWLAERKVPFVTFGRPWDTPDAHPWVDVDGAAGTAQATRRLLDTGHRRIGFIGWPAGSGVGDDRRAGWRTAMAAAGLDGAAPHRETEDGIAQGEREMRELLAADEPPTAVVCVSDSLALGALRAVRDATAPVAVVGFDDTPVATAIGLTSVSQPLAAAAARCVELLTGSLDGQPTDPQVLLSPTLVLRHTA, encoded by the coding sequence GTGACCATCGCTACCGTGGCCCGGCATGCCCAGGTGAGCCGGCAGACGGTCTCCAACGTGCTCAACGCGCCGCACATCGTCCGCGAGGAGACCCGGCGCCGGGTGCAGGAGGCGATCAGCACCCTGGGCTACCGGGCCAACCAGGCCGCCCGGCAGATGCGTACCGGCCGGTCCCGGCTCATCGCGGTCCGCATCGAGCCCACCCGCGACGGCATCAACGGCTCCGTGCTCGACCGGTTCCTGCACGGGCTCACCGAGACCGCCGACGCGGCCGGCTACCGGGTCCTGCTCTACACCGCCGTCGACGACGACCACGAGATCGCCACCTACGACGACCTGCTCGGCGCGTACGAGCTGGACGGGTTCGTGCTCACCGGCACCGACCACGGCGATCCGCGTACCGCCTGGCTGGCCGAGCGGAAGGTGCCGTTCGTGACCTTCGGCCGGCCCTGGGACACGCCGGACGCCCACCCCTGGGTCGACGTGGACGGTGCCGCCGGCACCGCGCAGGCCACCCGGCGGCTCCTCGACACCGGCCACCGCCGGATCGGCTTCATCGGCTGGCCGGCGGGCTCGGGCGTCGGCGACGACCGGCGCGCCGGCTGGCGTACCGCCATGGCGGCGGCCGGCCTCGACGGCGCCGCACCGCATCGCGAGACCGAGGACGGCATCGCGCAGGGCGAGCGCGAGATGCGCGAGCTGCTCGCCGCCGACGAGCCGCCGACCGCGGTGGTCTGCGTCAGCGACTCCCTCGCGCTGGGTGCCCTCCGGGCCGTCCGGGACGCGACCGCGCCGGTCGCCGTGGTCGGCTTCGACGACACCCCGGTGGCCACCGCGATCGGGCTGACCAGCGTCAGCCAGCCGCTCGCGGCCGCCGCCGCACGCTGCGTCGAGCTGCTCACCGGCTCGCTCGACGGCCAGCCCACCGACCCGCAAGTGCTGCTCAGCCCCACGCTCGTGCTCCGGCACACCGCGTGA
- a CDS encoding amylo-alpha-1,6-glucosidase: MPERHLQPLLHELVGVVSAPTSALGDPAGQIRPSGVQGVFHADARVLSRAELRVDDRETEALTQGPAGPHGIRFVTLARWLGDPAPDPTVRIDRTRQAGPHGLTEELVVSSTASIPVRATVSVDLACDLAPIELVKSGGSGAPLEAKAGEPGRVEWAAEGVTVTVTGEAATVDTTGDRTTAPRLSWPVALAPGEAVTLRWRLAVTDPKAVVAAPSAGPEWSVPEVRADDRRLVRLLDRSLADLRGLRLADPAQPGDVFLGAGVPWFLTLFGRDSLWAARMMLPLGTELAAGTLRVLARRQGTRVDPTTGEAPGKILHELRRHEFTLADNGLRLPPAYYGTVDATMLWVGLLHDAWRWGLPAEQVEPLLPHLEAALGWLGVHADADGDGFVEYVDTTGHGLANQGWKDSGDAVRYRDGRLAEPPIVLAEVQGYAFQAAVNGADLLDAFGRPGADRWRGYAERLAERFRAAFWVDGRHGPQPALALDRDKRPVDSLTSNIGHLLGTGLLSDAESAQVAALLSTEALAGGFGLRTMSTDDAGFSPLSYHCGSIWAHDTAIVLGGLARAGYREAALRLADGLLGAAEAFDYRLPELYGGDGRGALGRPVPYPAACRPQAWSAAAAVLLLQAGVGLYPDVPGGRVELRPLAGPELGALAADNLRVAGTPVTVEVDRAAQPTITGLPPTLTVTPPRIPTQRPATDPTRSPA, from the coding sequence GTGCCCGAACGCCACCTGCAACCCCTGCTGCACGAACTGGTCGGCGTCGTTTCCGCCCCCACCAGCGCGCTGGGCGACCCGGCAGGGCAGATCCGGCCGAGCGGCGTCCAGGGCGTCTTCCACGCCGACGCGCGAGTGCTCTCCCGCGCCGAGCTGCGCGTGGACGACCGGGAGACGGAGGCGCTGACCCAGGGTCCGGCCGGGCCGCACGGCATCCGCTTCGTCACCCTCGCCCGCTGGCTCGGCGACCCCGCCCCCGACCCGACCGTCCGGATCGACCGGACCCGGCAGGCCGGCCCGCACGGCCTCACCGAGGAACTGGTCGTCTCCTCCACCGCCTCGATCCCGGTCCGCGCCACGGTCAGCGTGGACCTCGCCTGCGACCTCGCCCCGATCGAGCTGGTCAAGTCCGGCGGCAGCGGAGCACCGCTGGAGGCCAAGGCGGGCGAGCCCGGCCGCGTCGAGTGGGCCGCCGAGGGCGTCACCGTGACGGTGACCGGCGAGGCGGCCACCGTGGACACCACCGGCGACCGGACCACCGCGCCCCGGTTGAGCTGGCCGGTCGCGCTCGCCCCCGGCGAGGCCGTGACGCTGCGCTGGCGGCTCGCCGTGACCGACCCGAAGGCGGTCGTGGCCGCCCCGTCCGCCGGTCCCGAGTGGTCCGTCCCGGAGGTACGCGCCGACGACCGCCGCCTGGTCCGGCTGCTCGACCGCTCCCTGGCCGACCTGCGCGGGCTGCGGCTGGCCGACCCGGCGCAGCCGGGAGACGTCTTCCTCGGCGCCGGGGTGCCCTGGTTCCTCACCCTGTTCGGCCGGGACAGCCTCTGGGCGGCCCGGATGATGCTGCCGCTCGGCACCGAGCTGGCCGCCGGGACGCTCCGGGTCCTCGCCCGCCGGCAGGGCACCCGGGTCGACCCGACCACCGGGGAGGCGCCCGGCAAGATCCTGCACGAGCTGCGCCGGCACGAGTTCACCCTGGCCGACAACGGGCTGCGGCTGCCGCCCGCCTACTACGGCACGGTCGATGCCACCATGCTCTGGGTGGGGTTGCTGCACGACGCCTGGCGCTGGGGCCTTCCCGCCGAGCAGGTCGAACCGCTGCTGCCGCACCTGGAGGCCGCGCTCGGCTGGCTCGGCGTGCACGCCGACGCCGACGGCGACGGCTTCGTCGAGTACGTCGACACCACCGGCCACGGCCTGGCCAACCAGGGCTGGAAGGACTCCGGCGACGCCGTCCGGTACCGCGACGGCCGGTTGGCCGAGCCGCCGATCGTGCTGGCCGAGGTGCAGGGGTACGCGTTCCAGGCGGCGGTGAACGGCGCCGACCTGCTCGACGCCTTCGGCCGCCCGGGCGCCGACCGCTGGCGCGGCTACGCGGAGCGGCTCGCCGAGCGGTTCCGGGCCGCGTTCTGGGTCGACGGCCGGCACGGCCCGCAGCCCGCCCTCGCCCTGGACCGGGACAAGCGCCCGGTGGACTCACTGACCAGCAACATCGGCCACCTGCTCGGCACCGGGCTGCTGTCGGACGCCGAGTCGGCGCAGGTCGCGGCGCTGCTCTCCACCGAGGCCCTGGCCGGCGGTTTCGGGCTGCGCACCATGTCCACCGACGACGCCGGGTTCAGCCCGCTCTCCTACCACTGCGGGTCGATCTGGGCGCACGACACCGCGATCGTGCTCGGCGGCCTGGCCCGGGCCGGCTATCGCGAGGCCGCGCTCCGGCTCGCCGACGGTCTGCTCGGCGCCGCCGAGGCGTTCGACTACCGCCTCCCCGAGCTGTACGGCGGGGACGGCCGGGGGGCGTTGGGCCGTCCGGTGCCGTACCCGGCGGCGTGCCGCCCGCAGGCCTGGTCGGCGGCGGCCGCGGTGCTGCTGCTGCAGGCCGGCGTGGGGCTCTACCCCGACGTGCCCGGCGGCCGGGTGGAGCTGCGCCCCCTGGCCGGTCCCGAACTGGGCGCCCTCGCCGCCGACAACCTCCGCGTCGCCGGCACCCCGGTCACGGTCGAGGTCGACCGCGCCGCCCAGCCCACCATCACCGGCCTCCCGCCGACCCTGACCGTCACCCCGCCCCGCATCCCCACCCAGCGCCCGGCCACCGACCCCACCCGGTCCCCCGCCTGA
- a CDS encoding GNAT family N-acetyltransferase, translating into MIDSVLRDRAGRQVTLRPVDDDNWRAVADIAPRDDQRAWVPALAARYLLLTMRSDVWTSLAVYAGETVVGHVMWGVDDDGSRWIGGMVIDAAEQDRGIGRATVRTLAGWLAGQGHPVRLSYHPDNLPAAALYRSLGFRPTGAMEDDEVIAEFTPAPPG; encoded by the coding sequence GTGATCGATTCCGTGCTGCGCGACCGCGCCGGTCGCCAGGTGACCCTGCGGCCGGTGGACGACGACAACTGGCGGGCCGTGGCCGACATCGCGCCCCGCGACGACCAGCGCGCCTGGGTGCCGGCCCTGGCCGCCCGCTACCTGCTGCTGACCATGCGCTCGGACGTCTGGACCTCGCTCGCCGTCTACGCCGGCGAGACGGTGGTCGGGCACGTCATGTGGGGCGTGGACGACGACGGCTCCCGCTGGATCGGCGGCATGGTGATCGACGCCGCCGAGCAGGACCGGGGCATCGGCCGGGCCACCGTCCGTACCCTCGCCGGCTGGCTGGCCGGCCAGGGCCACCCGGTCCGCCTCAGCTACCACCCGGACAACCTCCCGGCCGCCGCCCTCTACCGCTCCCTCGGCTTCCGCCCCACGGGCGCCATGGAGGACGACGAGGTCATCGCCGAATTCACCCCGGCCCCGCCGGGTTGA
- a CDS encoding helix-turn-helix domain-containing protein, translating to MTSTDGLTGILDWLQVALDDPTASPSEVATQAHLSRFHFDRLVAAATGEPPGALRRRLLLERAAHRLITSDRTVLDIAVEAGYGSHEAFTRAFQRSYGSAPTVVRRRPPLTFRELELPCPSGVHFQPPGGLRLPATRTETPMNVLQHLVDHHVDTLTAIIDRAGTLGEEVLDRPIALSVETIDEGPTLRSLINAMVTQEEHWLSALRGGEWPDESDRSVPGLAARHAVAGRDWRAFVARTLADGTLADTFVDTTCAPPTTHTLGGTIGHVITFAAVRRTLAIGALHSAGITDLGAGDPRPFLDAAAAG from the coding sequence ATGACCTCGACGGACGGGCTCACCGGCATCCTCGACTGGCTCCAGGTCGCGCTCGACGACCCGACCGCCAGCCCGAGCGAGGTGGCGACCCAGGCCCATCTGTCCCGCTTCCACTTCGACCGGCTGGTCGCCGCCGCCACCGGGGAGCCCCCGGGTGCCCTGCGCCGCCGGCTGCTGCTGGAGCGCGCGGCGCACCGGCTCATCACCAGCGACCGGACCGTCCTCGACATCGCCGTCGAGGCCGGGTACGGCTCGCACGAGGCGTTCACCCGCGCCTTCCAGCGGTCGTACGGGTCGGCGCCGACCGTGGTCCGGCGCCGGCCGCCGCTCACCTTTCGCGAGCTGGAGCTGCCCTGCCCCAGCGGCGTCCACTTCCAGCCCCCCGGCGGCCTGCGGCTGCCGGCCACCCGAACGGAGACTCCGATGAACGTTCTCCAGCACCTGGTCGACCACCACGTCGACACGCTCACCGCGATCATCGATCGCGCCGGCACGCTCGGCGAGGAGGTGCTCGACCGGCCCATCGCGCTGTCGGTGGAGACCATCGACGAAGGGCCCACCCTCCGCTCACTGATCAACGCGATGGTCACCCAGGAGGAGCACTGGCTCTCCGCGCTGCGCGGCGGCGAGTGGCCCGACGAGAGCGACCGGTCGGTGCCCGGTCTGGCCGCCCGGCACGCGGTCGCCGGCCGGGACTGGCGCGCCTTCGTGGCTCGGACGCTGGCCGACGGCACCCTGGCGGACACCTTCGTGGACACCACCTGCGCGCCGCCCACCACGCACACCCTGGGCGGGACGATCGGTCACGTGATCACCTTCGCCGCGGTGCGGCGTACCCTCGCCATCGGCGCCCTGCACAGCGCGGGGATCACCGACCTCGGCGCGGGCGACCCGCGTCCCTTCCTGGACGCCGCGGCGGCCGGCTGA
- the dapB gene encoding 4-hydroxy-tetrahydrodipicolinate reductase has translation MTDEQEKGLAEPIRVGVLGARGRMGMEVCKAVDAAADMDLVAMIDQGDGLFAASDAGAEVVVDFTTPDVVMDNLHWCIDQGISAVVGTTGFTEQRLDRVRGWLERKPGVGVVIAPNFGIGAVLMMQFAARAARHFESVEIIEQHHPRKLDAPSGTATHTARLIAQARAEAGLGPTPDATKDEVPGARGAEIDGVRVHAVRATGLVAHQEVLFGTTGETLTIRHDSYDRASFMPGVLLAVREVRRRPGLTVGLDALLD, from the coding sequence GTGACTGACGAGCAGGAGAAGGGCCTGGCCGAGCCGATCCGGGTCGGCGTGCTGGGTGCCCGCGGCCGGATGGGCATGGAGGTCTGCAAGGCGGTCGACGCCGCCGCCGACATGGACCTGGTGGCGATGATCGACCAGGGTGACGGCCTGTTCGCCGCCTCCGACGCCGGCGCCGAGGTGGTCGTCGACTTCACCACTCCGGACGTCGTCATGGACAACCTGCACTGGTGCATCGACCAGGGCATCAGCGCGGTGGTCGGCACCACCGGCTTCACCGAGCAGCGGCTGGACCGGGTGCGCGGCTGGCTGGAGCGCAAGCCCGGGGTGGGCGTGGTGATCGCCCCCAACTTCGGCATCGGCGCGGTGCTGATGATGCAGTTCGCCGCCCGCGCGGCCCGGCACTTCGAGTCGGTCGAGATCATCGAGCAGCACCACCCGCGCAAGCTGGACGCGCCCAGCGGCACCGCGACGCACACCGCCCGGCTGATCGCGCAGGCCCGCGCCGAGGCCGGTCTCGGCCCCACGCCGGACGCCACCAAGGACGAGGTGCCGGGCGCGCGCGGCGCCGAGATCGACGGGGTGCGGGTGCACGCCGTCCGCGCCACCGGACTGGTCGCCCACCAGGAGGTGCTCTTCGGCACCACCGGCGAGACGCTGACCATCCGGCACGACTCGTACGACCGGGCCTCGTTCATGCCCGGCGTGCTGCTGGCCGTGCGCGAGGTGCGCCGCCGGCCCGGCCTCACCGTCGGCCTGGACGCCCTGCTGGACTGA
- a CDS encoding M16 family metallopeptidase encodes MSRTRRSSSPADRRGVVSSGPGATRAVTRTLSDDPLGGTVRRTVLPSGLRVLTEAIPAMRSVSFGIWVAVGSRDETGPQAGAAHFLEHLLFKGTRKRTALDISAEIEAVGGETNAFTTKEYTCYYARVLDEDLSLAIDVMCDLVADSVLDAADVETERGVILEEIAMHDDEPGDEVHDLFARAVYGDHPLGRLISGTEATVTPMTRRQIQSFYRRRYTAPQIVIAAAGNLDHAAVVKLVRQALRGTPLDTDPAVPAPHRSASPAVRTKPATTLVESKETEQAHVILGCPGIDRIDERRFALGVLNNVLGGGMSSRLFQEIREQRGLAYSVYSYASQYADSGLFAVYAGCAPGKVDEVLDLTRAELAKVAAHGISEDELARGKGMSKGSFVLGLEDTGSRMSRLAKGELLYGDLMPVDELLARVDAVTLDDVNGLAADLLARPMSLAVVGPFDESDFAASR; translated from the coding sequence GTGAGCCGAACCCGGCGTTCGTCTTCTCCTGCGGATCGACGGGGGGTGGTGTCGTCCGGCCCCGGGGCGACCCGGGCGGTCACCCGCACGCTCAGCGACGACCCGCTCGGCGGCACCGTGCGCCGCACCGTGCTGCCCAGCGGGCTGCGGGTGCTCACCGAGGCGATCCCGGCGATGCGCAGCGTCTCATTCGGCATCTGGGTCGCCGTCGGCTCCCGCGACGAGACCGGGCCGCAGGCCGGCGCCGCGCACTTCCTGGAGCACCTGCTCTTCAAGGGCACCCGGAAGCGCACCGCGCTGGACATCTCCGCCGAGATCGAGGCGGTCGGCGGCGAGACCAACGCCTTCACCACGAAGGAATACACCTGCTACTACGCCCGCGTGCTGGACGAGGACCTGTCGCTGGCCATCGACGTCATGTGCGACCTGGTCGCCGACTCGGTGCTGGACGCCGCCGACGTGGAGACCGAGCGCGGCGTCATCCTCGAAGAGATCGCGATGCACGACGACGAGCCCGGCGACGAGGTGCACGACCTCTTCGCCCGGGCCGTCTACGGCGACCACCCTCTCGGCCGGCTGATCTCCGGCACCGAGGCGACGGTCACCCCGATGACCCGGCGGCAGATCCAGAGCTTCTACCGGCGCCGCTACACCGCGCCGCAGATCGTCATCGCCGCCGCCGGCAACCTCGACCACGCCGCCGTGGTCAAGCTGGTCCGCCAGGCGCTGCGCGGGACCCCGCTGGACACCGACCCGGCGGTGCCGGCCCCGCACCGGTCGGCCTCCCCGGCGGTACGCACGAAGCCGGCCACCACCCTGGTCGAGTCGAAGGAGACCGAGCAGGCGCACGTGATCCTCGGCTGCCCCGGCATCGACCGCATCGACGAGCGGCGCTTCGCCCTCGGCGTGCTCAACAACGTCCTCGGCGGCGGCATGTCCAGCCGGCTGTTCCAGGAGATCCGCGAGCAGCGCGGCCTGGCCTACTCGGTCTACTCGTACGCCAGCCAGTACGCCGACAGCGGGCTGTTCGCCGTCTACGCCGGCTGCGCGCCGGGCAAGGTGGACGAGGTGCTGGACCTGACCCGGGCCGAGCTGGCCAAGGTGGCCGCGCACGGGATCAGCGAGGACGAGCTGGCCCGGGGCAAGGGGATGAGCAAGGGCTCCTTCGTCCTCGGCCTGGAGGACACCGGCTCCCGGATGAGCCGGCTGGCCAAGGGTGAGCTGCTCTACGGCGACCTGATGCCGGTGGACGAGCTGCTCGCCCGGGTCGACGCGGTGACCCTGGACGACGTGAACGGCCTCGCCGCCGACCTGCTCGCCCGGCCGATGTCCCTCGCCGTGGTCGGCCCGTTCGACGAGTCCGATTTCGCCGCGTCCCGCTGA
- a CDS encoding polyribonucleotide nucleotidyltransferase yields the protein MTETNLGTESRTAVIDNGSFGTREITFSTGRLARQAAGSVIAQLGETVVLSATTAGKQPREQFDFFPLTVDVEERMYAAGRIPGSFFRREGRPSEDAILTCRLIDRPLRPSFVKGLRNEVQVVETVLALDPQHPYDVVAINAASMSTKLSGLPFSGPIGATRVAHVDGQWVAFPTLEELARATFDMVVAGRALPDGDVAIMMVEAEATPNAVALISDGATAPTEEVVASGLEAAKPAIRELCRAQSELAEVAAKPVAEFPVFLDYQDDAYEAVAEVARAEVAEALKIAGKHDREEALDRVKARVAEELGPRFEGREKELSAAFRSLTKSEVRNRVLREQVRIDGRGPRDIRPLTAEVGVLPRVHGSALFERGETQILGVTTLNMLRMEQMVDTLSPENRKRYMHNYNFPPYSTGETGRVGSPKRREIGHGALAERALIPVLPSREEFPYAIRQVSEALGSNGSTSMGSVCASSLGLLSAGVPLKAPVAGIAMGLISDEVEGKTQYVTLTDILGAEDAFGDMDFKVAGTRDFVTALQLDTKLDGIPSDVLAAALQQANEARQTILDVMQRAIEAPAEMSDYAPRVTTVKIPVDKIGMVIGPKGQTINAIQDETGAEISIEDDGTIYVGATNGPSAQAAVERINAIANPTLPKVGDRFLGTVVKTAAFGAFISLLPGRDGLLHISKVGDGKRVEKVEDFLNVGDKVEVEIADIDQRGKIYLDKVRPEGAEAPAGEAAGGERPAGRDRGDRGPRDRGDRERGGRGPERGEGGEGGEGGGESRPRRRTRHS from the coding sequence ATGACCGAGACGAACCTCGGCACCGAATCCCGCACCGCCGTGATCGACAACGGGTCGTTCGGCACCCGCGAGATCACCTTCTCCACCGGTCGGCTGGCCCGTCAGGCCGCCGGCTCCGTCATCGCCCAGCTCGGCGAGACGGTCGTCCTCTCCGCCACCACCGCCGGCAAGCAGCCCCGGGAGCAGTTCGACTTCTTCCCGCTGACCGTCGACGTCGAGGAGCGGATGTACGCCGCGGGCCGGATCCCCGGCTCGTTCTTCCGCCGCGAGGGCCGGCCCAGCGAGGACGCCATCCTCACCTGCCGGCTGATCGACCGGCCGCTGCGCCCGTCCTTCGTCAAGGGCCTGCGCAACGAGGTCCAGGTCGTCGAGACCGTGCTGGCGCTCGACCCGCAGCACCCGTACGACGTGGTGGCGATCAACGCCGCCTCGATGTCCACCAAGCTCTCCGGTCTGCCGTTCTCCGGCCCGATCGGGGCCACCCGGGTCGCGCACGTCGACGGCCAGTGGGTCGCCTTCCCGACCCTGGAGGAGCTGGCCCGGGCCACCTTCGACATGGTCGTGGCCGGCCGGGCGCTGCCCGACGGCGACGTCGCGATCATGATGGTCGAGGCCGAGGCGACGCCGAACGCCGTGGCCCTGATCTCGGACGGCGCCACCGCCCCGACCGAGGAGGTCGTGGCCAGCGGCCTGGAGGCCGCCAAGCCGGCGATCCGCGAGCTGTGCCGCGCGCAGAGCGAGCTGGCCGAGGTGGCCGCCAAGCCGGTCGCCGAGTTCCCGGTCTTCCTGGACTACCAGGACGACGCCTACGAGGCGGTGGCCGAGGTGGCCCGCGCCGAGGTCGCCGAGGCCCTGAAGATCGCCGGCAAGCATGACCGCGAGGAGGCCCTGGACCGGGTCAAGGCCCGGGTCGCCGAGGAGCTCGGCCCGCGCTTCGAGGGCCGGGAGAAGGAGCTCTCCGCCGCGTTCCGGTCGCTGACCAAGTCCGAGGTTCGCAACCGGGTGCTGCGCGAGCAGGTCCGCATCGACGGCCGCGGCCCGCGCGACATCCGTCCGCTGACCGCCGAGGTCGGCGTGCTGCCGCGGGTGCACGGCTCGGCGCTGTTCGAGCGGGGCGAGACCCAGATCCTGGGCGTCACCACGCTGAACATGCTGCGCATGGAGCAGATGGTGGACACCCTGTCCCCCGAGAACCGCAAGCGCTACATGCACAACTACAACTTCCCGCCGTACTCCACCGGTGAGACCGGCCGGGTCGGCTCGCCGAAGCGGCGCGAGATCGGCCACGGCGCGCTGGCCGAGCGGGCGCTGATCCCGGTGCTGCCGTCGCGCGAGGAGTTCCCGTACGCCATCCGGCAGGTCTCCGAGGCGCTCGGCTCCAACGGCTCCACCTCGATGGGCTCGGTCTGCGCCTCGTCGCTGGGCCTGCTCTCGGCCGGTGTGCCGCTGAAGGCACCGGTCGCCGGCATCGCCATGGGCCTCATCTCCGACGAGGTCGAGGGCAAGACCCAGTACGTGACGCTGACCGACATCCTCGGCGCCGAGGACGCGTTCGGCGACATGGACTTCAAGGTCGCCGGCACCCGGGACTTCGTCACCGCGCTCCAGCTCGACACCAAGCTCGACGGCATCCCGTCGGACGTGCTGGCCGCCGCGCTCCAGCAGGCGAACGAGGCCCGGCAGACCATCCTCGACGTGATGCAGCGGGCCATCGAGGCTCCGGCCGAGATGTCGGACTACGCCCCGCGGGTCACCACCGTGAAGATCCCGGTCGACAAGATCGGCATGGTGATCGGCCCGAAGGGCCAGACCATCAACGCCATCCAGGACGAGACCGGCGCCGAGATCTCCATCGAGGACGACGGCACCATCTACGTCGGCGCGACCAACGGCCCGTCGGCCCAGGCCGCGGTCGAGCGGATCAACGCGATCGCCAACCCGACGCTGCCGAAGGTCGGCGACCGGTTCCTCGGCACCGTGGTGAAGACCGCCGCGTTCGGCGCCTTCATCTCGCTGCTCCCGGGCCGCGACGGCCTGCTGCACATCTCCAAGGTGGGCGACGGCAAGCGGGTCGAGAAGGTCGAGGACTTCCTCAACGTCGGCGACAAGGTCGAGGTGGAGATCGCCGACATCGACCAGCGCGGCAAGATCTACCTGGACAAGGTCCGCCCGGAGGGCGCCGAGGCGCCGGCCGGTGAGGCCGCCGGTGGCGAGCGGCCGGCCGGCCGCGACCGCGGCGACCGTGGCCCGCGGGACCGGGGCGACCGCGAGCGCGGCGGCCGGGGCCCGGAGCGGGGCGAGGGCGGCGAGGGCGGCGAGGGCGGCGGCGAGTCCCGCCCGCGTCGCCGGACCCGGCACAGCTGA
- the rpsO gene encoding 30S ribosomal protein S15, which produces MALDQEAKAKIRAEYATAEGDTGSPEVQVAVLTKRIAELTEHLKVHKHDHHSRRGLLLLVGRRRRLLNYVQKKDINRYRSLIERLGLRR; this is translated from the coding sequence ATGGCGCTCGACCAGGAAGCCAAGGCCAAGATCCGCGCGGAGTACGCGACCGCCGAGGGCGACACCGGTTCGCCGGAGGTGCAGGTCGCGGTCCTCACCAAGCGGATCGCGGAGCTCACCGAGCACCTGAAGGTGCACAAGCACGACCACCACAGCCGCCGTGGGCTGCTGCTGCTGGTCGGCCGTCGCCGTCGGCTGCTCAACTACGTCCAGAAGAAGGACATCAACCGCTACCGGTCGCTCATCGAGCGGCTCGGCCTGCGCCGATGA
- a CDS encoding bifunctional riboflavin kinase/FAD synthetase, producing MQRWRGYEAAPGGWGRSVVTIGVFDGVHKGHQATIGHAVARARELGVKSVVVTFDPHPAEVVRPGSHPAVLTEPARKAELIEALGVDVLCVVPFTPEFSRLPAEAFVHDILVEHLHAALVVVGANFRFGHRAAGDVALLERLGRTFGFGVEGGPLVAEAGTVFSSTYIRSCVDAGDVAAAAAALGRPHRVEGVVVRGDQRGRELGYPTANLLTHRYAAVPADGVYAARLVRRGGAPLAAAVSVGTNPTFSGRERRVEAYALDFTGDLYGERLALDFVAHLREQRTYDSIEPLVAQIAEDVERTRRALG from the coding sequence ATGCAGCGGTGGCGGGGGTACGAGGCGGCACCCGGGGGTTGGGGGCGGTCGGTGGTCACCATCGGCGTCTTCGACGGGGTGCACAAGGGCCACCAGGCCACCATCGGTCACGCCGTGGCGCGCGCCCGGGAGTTGGGCGTCAAGTCGGTCGTGGTCACCTTCGACCCGCACCCGGCCGAGGTGGTCCGGCCCGGGTCGCACCCCGCGGTGCTCACCGAGCCGGCCCGCAAGGCGGAGCTGATCGAGGCGCTCGGCGTCGACGTGCTCTGCGTGGTGCCGTTCACCCCGGAGTTCTCCCGGCTGCCGGCCGAGGCGTTCGTGCACGACATCCTGGTCGAGCACCTGCACGCCGCGCTGGTCGTGGTCGGCGCCAACTTCCGCTTCGGGCACCGGGCGGCCGGGGACGTGGCGCTGCTGGAGCGGCTGGGCCGCACCTTCGGCTTCGGGGTGGAGGGCGGCCCGCTGGTCGCCGAGGCCGGGACGGTCTTCTCCTCGACGTACATCCGTTCCTGCGTCGACGCGGGCGACGTGGCCGCGGCGGCCGCCGCCCTCGGGCGTCCGCACCGGGTGGAGGGCGTGGTGGTCCGCGGCGACCAGCGCGGCCGGGAGCTGGGCTACCCGACCGCGAACCTGCTGACCCACCGGTACGCGGCGGTCCCCGCCGACGGGGTCTACGCGGCCCGGCTGGTGCGCCGGGGCGGCGCGCCGCTCGCCGCCGCCGTGTCGGTCGGCACCAACCCGACCTTCTCCGGCCGGGAGCGCCGGGTCGAGGCCTACGCGCTGGACTTCACCGGTGACCTGTACGGCGAGCGGCTCGCGCTGGACTTCGTGGCACACCTGCGCGAACAACGGACGTACGACTCGATCGAGCCGTTGGTGGCCCAGATCGCCGAGGACGTCGAGCGAACCCGCCGGGCGCTGGGCTGA